A genomic window from Chelonia mydas isolate rCheMyd1 chromosome 16, rCheMyd1.pri.v2, whole genome shotgun sequence includes:
- the SLC2A6 gene encoding solute carrier family 2, facilitated glucose transporter member 6 isoform X2 — protein MDASLQKPLLGAPSSAYQTFPQRDAHQLDREYIRTLQNKRLFLAAFAAVLGNFNFGYALVYTSPVIPALETSNIPALKITRVEESWFGSVFTLGAAAGGLSAMLLNDRLGRKLSIMFSAVPSAVGYAFMGSAQGVWMLLLGRLLTGYAGGVTAASIPVYISEISHPGVRGALGACPQIMAVLGSLILYALGLKLSWRWLAVAGEVPVLTMIILLCFMPNSPRFLISKGKNDEAVRVLRWLRGQNTDFRREFEQIKESVRQQSRRISCAEIKDPFIYKPILIAVLMRFLQQLSGVTPILVYLQSIFQSTAVILKPEYDAAIVGGVRLASVLIAAVSMDKAGRKILLFVSAGIMFASNLILGLYIHYTSLPSHNSTMAIVNGTLVSPESLTAEPSGYITLIPLVATMLFIMGYAMGWGPITWLLMSEILPLKARGVASGLCVLVSWLTAFALTRFFLLVVQDFGLEVPFLFFAVICAGNLIFTGCCVPETKGRSLEQIESYFRTGRRSFMRNHI, from the exons ATGGATGCCAGCCTACAGAAACCGCTCCTGGGAGCGCCCAGCTCAGCGTATCAGACCTTCCCTCAGAGGGATGCCCACCAGCTGGACCGGGAATACATCAG AACCCTTCAAAACAAGCGGCTCTTTCTAGCAGCTTTCGCTGCCGTCCTGGGGAACTTCAATTTTGGGTACGCGCTGGTTTACACGTCCCCTGTGATCCCTGCCTTGGAAACATCCAACATCCCCGCCTTGAAAATCACCCGGGTGGAGGAATCCTGGTTTGGG TCCGTGTTCACGCTGGGAGCTGCCGCCGGAGGCCTCAGCGCCATGCTCCTGAATGACCGCCTGGGTCGGAAGCTGAGCATCATGTTCTCAGCCGTCCCTTCTGCCGTCGGATACGCCTTCATGGGCAGTGCCCAGGGAGtctggatgctgctgctggggcGGCTGCTGACGGGCTACGCAGGCGGCGTGACGGCGGCATCCATACCG GTCTATATCTCCGAGATCTCTCACCCTGGGGTCAGAGGAGCTTTGGGCGCCTGCCCTCAGATCATGGCTGTCCTTGGCTCCCTCATCCTGTATGCCCTGG gcCTGAAGCTCTCCTGGCGCTGGCTGGCCGTGGCTGGGGAGGTGCCGGTTCTCACTATGATCATCCTGCTCTGCTTCATGCCCAACTCGCCCCGTTTCCTCATCTCGAAGGGGAAGAACGACGAGGCGGTCAGGGTGCTGCGCTGGCTCCGGGGACAGAACACGGATTTCCGCCGGGAATTTGAGCAAATCAAAGAAAGCGTGAGGCAACAG AGCAGACGGATTTCCTGCGCGGAGATCAAGGACCCATTCATTTACAAGCCAATCCTGATCGCGGTGCTAATGAGGTTCCTGCAGCAGCTCTCGGGCGTCACCCCCATCCTGGTGTATTTGCAGTCGATATTTCAGAGCACAGCTGTGATATTG AAGCCGGAGTACGATGCAGCTATCGTAGGGGGAGTTCGCTTGGCGTCTGTGCTCATCGCCGCTGTCTCTATGGACAAAGCTGGGAGGAAAATTCTTCTCTTCGTATCAG CTGGGATCATGTTTGCCTCAAACCTGATCCTGGGGCTCTACATCCACTACACGTCGCTGCCTTCTCACAACTCTACCATGGCCATCGTTAATGGGACCCTAGTGAGTCCAGAAAGCCTTACTGCAGAGCCCTCCGGCTACATCACCCTCATCCCCCTGGTGGCTACCATGCTCTTTATAATGG GTTATGCCATGGGCTGGGGCCCCATCACCTGGTTGCTGATGTCAGAGATCCTCCCTCTGAAGGCCCGTGGGGTGGCGTCAGGCCTCTGTGTCCTCGTGAGCTGGCTCACAGCCTTTGCGCTGACTAGATTCTTCCTGCTGGTCGTG CAAGACTTCGGCCTTGAAGTCCCGTTCCTGTTCTTTGCGGTCATCTGCGCAGGGAACCTCATCTTCACAGGTTGCTGTGTCCCAGAGACCAAAGGCCGATCCCTGGAGCAAATCGAATCCTACTTCAGGACTGGGCGGAGATCCTTTATGAGGAACCACATATGA
- the SLC2A6 gene encoding solute carrier family 2, facilitated glucose transporter member 6 isoform X1, whose amino-acid sequence MDASLQKPLLGAPSSAYQTFPQRDAHQLDREYIRTLQNKRLFLAAFAAVLGNFNFGYALVYTSPVIPALETSNIPALKITRVEESWFGSVFTLGAAAGGLSAMLLNDRLGRKLSIMFSAVPSAVGYAFMGSAQGVWMLLLGRLLTGYAGGVTAASIPVYISEISHPGVRGALGACPQIMAVLGSLILYALGLKLSWRWLAVAGEVPVLTMIILLCFMPNSPRFLISKGKNDEAVRVLRWLRGQNTDFRREFEQIKESVRQQSRRISCAEIKDPFIYKPILIAVLMRFLQQLSGVTPILVYLQSIFQSTAVILKPEYDAAIVGGVRLASVLIAAVSMDKAGRKILLFVSAGIMFASNLILGLYIHYTSLPSHNSTMAIVNGTLVSPESLTAEPSGYITLIPLVATMLFIMGYAMGWGPITWLLMSEILPLKARGVASGLCVLVSWLTAFALTRFFLLVVYFADPLFQWLSAPESHGHFVLFSSKTSALKSRSCSLRSSAQGTSSSQVAVSQRPKADPWSKSNPTSGLGGDPL is encoded by the exons ATGGATGCCAGCCTACAGAAACCGCTCCTGGGAGCGCCCAGCTCAGCGTATCAGACCTTCCCTCAGAGGGATGCCCACCAGCTGGACCGGGAATACATCAG AACCCTTCAAAACAAGCGGCTCTTTCTAGCAGCTTTCGCTGCCGTCCTGGGGAACTTCAATTTTGGGTACGCGCTGGTTTACACGTCCCCTGTGATCCCTGCCTTGGAAACATCCAACATCCCCGCCTTGAAAATCACCCGGGTGGAGGAATCCTGGTTTGGG TCCGTGTTCACGCTGGGAGCTGCCGCCGGAGGCCTCAGCGCCATGCTCCTGAATGACCGCCTGGGTCGGAAGCTGAGCATCATGTTCTCAGCCGTCCCTTCTGCCGTCGGATACGCCTTCATGGGCAGTGCCCAGGGAGtctggatgctgctgctggggcGGCTGCTGACGGGCTACGCAGGCGGCGTGACGGCGGCATCCATACCG GTCTATATCTCCGAGATCTCTCACCCTGGGGTCAGAGGAGCTTTGGGCGCCTGCCCTCAGATCATGGCTGTCCTTGGCTCCCTCATCCTGTATGCCCTGG gcCTGAAGCTCTCCTGGCGCTGGCTGGCCGTGGCTGGGGAGGTGCCGGTTCTCACTATGATCATCCTGCTCTGCTTCATGCCCAACTCGCCCCGTTTCCTCATCTCGAAGGGGAAGAACGACGAGGCGGTCAGGGTGCTGCGCTGGCTCCGGGGACAGAACACGGATTTCCGCCGGGAATTTGAGCAAATCAAAGAAAGCGTGAGGCAACAG AGCAGACGGATTTCCTGCGCGGAGATCAAGGACCCATTCATTTACAAGCCAATCCTGATCGCGGTGCTAATGAGGTTCCTGCAGCAGCTCTCGGGCGTCACCCCCATCCTGGTGTATTTGCAGTCGATATTTCAGAGCACAGCTGTGATATTG AAGCCGGAGTACGATGCAGCTATCGTAGGGGGAGTTCGCTTGGCGTCTGTGCTCATCGCCGCTGTCTCTATGGACAAAGCTGGGAGGAAAATTCTTCTCTTCGTATCAG CTGGGATCATGTTTGCCTCAAACCTGATCCTGGGGCTCTACATCCACTACACGTCGCTGCCTTCTCACAACTCTACCATGGCCATCGTTAATGGGACCCTAGTGAGTCCAGAAAGCCTTACTGCAGAGCCCTCCGGCTACATCACCCTCATCCCCCTGGTGGCTACCATGCTCTTTATAATGG GTTATGCCATGGGCTGGGGCCCCATCACCTGGTTGCTGATGTCAGAGATCCTCCCTCTGAAGGCCCGTGGGGTGGCGTCAGGCCTCTGTGTCCTCGTGAGCTGGCTCACAGCCTTTGCGCTGACTAGATTCTTCCTGCTGGTCGTG TATTTTGCTGACCCACTCTTTCAATGGCTCTCGGCTCCCGAGTCACACGGGCACTTTGTCCTATTTTCCAGCAAGACTTCGGCCTTGAAGTCCCGTTCCTGTTCTTTGCGGTCATCTGCGCAGGGAACCTCATCTTCACAGGTTGCTGTGTCCCAGAGACCAAAGGCCGATCCCTGGAGCAAATCGAATCCTACTTCAGGACTGGGCGGAGATCCTTTATGA